Proteins encoded by one window of Filimonas effusa:
- a CDS encoding (Fe-S)-binding protein — protein sequence MTRVGLFIPCYVDQFYPQVGIATLQLLEKLGCEVFFPMQQTCCGQPMANSGYEHLGAGCNENFVKDFASFDYIVCPSGSCTLHVKDHLHSARDEHAASQIRSRIYELSEFLTDVLKVEQLEARFPYRVGLHQSCHGQRGLMMSQMTELVAAPFSKPVQLLKLVEGLELVALNRKDECCGFGGTFCVTEEAVSVKMGKDRVADHEQQGVAYIAGADMSCLMHMEGILRRKGSAVKVIHIAEILNSVIDEPAN from the coding sequence ATGACGAGAGTAGGGCTTTTTATACCATGTTATGTTGACCAGTTTTATCCGCAGGTAGGGATTGCTACGCTGCAGTTACTGGAGAAGCTGGGGTGCGAGGTTTTTTTCCCGATGCAGCAGACCTGCTGTGGCCAGCCTATGGCAAATTCGGGATATGAACATCTTGGTGCGGGTTGTAATGAAAATTTTGTAAAGGATTTTGCTTCATTCGATTATATTGTTTGCCCATCGGGCAGTTGCACGCTGCATGTGAAGGATCATTTACATTCTGCCAGGGATGAGCATGCGGCCAGCCAGATCAGGAGCAGGATCTATGAGCTTTCCGAATTTCTTACTGATGTGCTGAAGGTGGAGCAACTGGAGGCGCGTTTTCCTTATAGAGTAGGATTACACCAGAGCTGTCATGGTCAGCGAGGGCTTATGATGTCGCAGATGACAGAACTGGTAGCTGCGCCTTTTTCGAAACCTGTTCAACTGCTGAAGTTGGTTGAGGGGCTTGAGCTGGTAGCGTTGAACCGGAAAGATGAATGCTGTGGTTTTGGCGGCACTTTCTGTGTTACAGAGGAAGCCGTTTCTGTGAAGATGGGCAAAGACCGTGTAGCAGACCACGAGCAGCAGGGTGTAGCTTATATTGCGGGGGCAGACATGAGTTGCCTGATGCATATGGAGGGGATACTGCGCAGGAAAGGGAGTGCTGTTAAAGTGATCCATATTGCTGAAATCTTAAATAGCGTGATCGATGAACCAGCGAATTAA